Proteins encoded by one window of Raphanus sativus cultivar WK10039 unplaced genomic scaffold, ASM80110v3 Scaffold0002, whole genome shotgun sequence:
- the LOC108810494 gene encoding uncharacterized protein LOC108810494 isoform X1, with amino-acid sequence MSITQLLRAAEYDELRFQFAVTPSYNKNCDDKYRRYESEFKQFLVAKYFLNVYEERTIIYGETIMSSKWPCTCFYADSCLDQVDEEEESKDSATAEITSNVDIVTEKSC; translated from the exons ATGAGCATAACTCAGTTACTCAGGGCTGCTGAATACGATGAACTACGATTTCAATTCGCTGTAACTCCCTCCTATAA TAAAAATTGTGATGATAAGTACAGAAGGTACGAATCTGAGTTCAAGCAGTTTCTTGTGGCTAAGTATTTCC TGAATGTATATGAGGAGAGAACAATAATATATGGTGAAACCATTATGTCAAGCAA GTGGCCTTGCACGTGTTTCTATGCAGACTCGTGCCTTGATCAagtagatgaagaagaagagagtaaaGATTCGGCTACTGCAGAGATAACTTCGAATGTAGATATTGTGACGGAGAAGAGTTGTTGA
- the LOC108810494 gene encoding uncharacterized protein LOC108810494 isoform X2, whose product MNYDFNSLKNCDDKYRRYESEFKQFLVAKYFLNVYEERTIIYGETIMSSKWPCTCFYADSCLDQVDEEEESKDSATAEITSNVDIVTEKSC is encoded by the exons ATGAACTACGATTTCAATTCGCT TAAAAATTGTGATGATAAGTACAGAAGGTACGAATCTGAGTTCAAGCAGTTTCTTGTGGCTAAGTATTTCC TGAATGTATATGAGGAGAGAACAATAATATATGGTGAAACCATTATGTCAAGCAA GTGGCCTTGCACGTGTTTCTATGCAGACTCGTGCCTTGATCAagtagatgaagaagaagagagtaaaGATTCGGCTACTGCAGAGATAACTTCGAATGTAGATATTGTGACGGAGAAGAGTTGTTGA
- the LOC108810494 gene encoding uncharacterized protein LOC108810494 isoform X3, with protein MISTEGTNLSSSSFLWLMNVYEERTIIYGETIMSSKWPCTCFYADSCLDQVDEEEESKDSATAEITSNVDIVTEKSC; from the exons ATGATAAGTACAGAAGGTACGAATCTGAGTTCAAGCAGTTTCTTGTGGCTAA TGAATGTATATGAGGAGAGAACAATAATATATGGTGAAACCATTATGTCAAGCAA GTGGCCTTGCACGTGTTTCTATGCAGACTCGTGCCTTGATCAagtagatgaagaagaagagagtaaaGATTCGGCTACTGCAGAGATAACTTCGAATGTAGATATTGTGACGGAGAAGAGTTGTTGA
- the LOC108811131 gene encoding basic leucine zipper 43-like, with protein sequence MEFSVHRSHRCFDILEGKSPQDDHVNSTFLPNASFHVPLQSLSKRNNNNGSHLDPNIYHNECLERRARRMVSNRESARRSRIRTKKHIEELQQQVEQLMILNHNLSERVIHLLESNHQMLQENSMLREKVSSFQLLMVEMQIPMRNVDGSISYRVVNHLRGETSNRTNTFFGR encoded by the coding sequence ATGGAGTTTAGTGTCCATCGCTCTCATCGCTGTTTCGATATTCTTGAAGGAAAGTCACCACAAGACGATCATGTCAACTCAACATTCCTACCAAACGCTAGCTTCCATGTCCCGTTGCAGTCCTTATCGAAACGCAACAACAACAATGGCTCTCACTTAGACCCAAACATTTACCACAACGAGTGTCTCGAaagaagggcaagaagaatggTCTCTAACCGAGAATCTGCAAGAAGGTCACGTATACGGACAAAGAAGCACATAGAAGAGCTGCAGCAGCAGGTCGAACAGCTGATGATACTGAATCATAACTTGTCCGAGAGAGTCATCCATTTGTTGGAAAGCAACCACCAGATGCTACAAGAGAACTCAATGCTTAGGGAGAAAGTCTCTTCCTTTCAATTGCTTATGGTGGAAATGCAAATACCCATGAGAAATGTGGATGGCAGCATCAGTTACCGGGTTGTGAATCATCTCAGAGGAGAGACGTCAAACCGGACCAACACTTTCTTTGGtaggtaa
- the LOC130500629 gene encoding protein GOLVEN 11-like, with protein MVSMRALCYLLVFFILQLHAEVSHANFGRQVPQAAKNGGLGASTSTQTASKAIENVIGNRKALKYGNMKGEANEINSLAIESKETVRKRKSKKRLTKTVSLTADYSDPGHHPPRHN; from the exons ATGGTGTCCATGAGGGCCCTTTGCTATCTTCTAGTATTTTTCATCTTGCAATTACATGCTGAAGTCTCCCATGCAAACTTTGGTAGACAAG TTCCACAAGCGGCGAAGAATGGTGGGCTTGGAGCAAGCACTAGTACTCAGACTGCCAGCAAG GCTATTGAAAATGTAATCGGAAACCGAAAGGCGTTGAAGTATGGAAATATGAAGGGCGAGGCAAATGAAATTAACAGTTTGGCGATAGAGAGTAAAGAAACGGTAAGGAAAAGAAAGAGCAAGAAGAGGCTCACCAAAACGGTGAGTTTAACGGCCGATTACAGCGACCCTGGTCATCATCCTCCTAGGCATAACTAA